The DNA sequence CAAAACCGGCAGAAGGAGCATCGGGAgctgctgaagaagaagaaaaagcttAAAGGGGGGGCGTCTCAGGGTCTCGCAGAGAGGACGCTCGGATCAGTGAGTGCTTTATTCTTACGGCCTTGCTTTAAAGGAATATTAGCAACCAGTTAAGGAGTGTTATTGTAGTTCTCTCCTTTTATGAATGCTTGAAATGTCATTGATTTAATCATGACCTAATCATGTGACATCTTCAGAtctttctttttcactgttCCTCTGCAAACTGATCTGTCGGTATATTTCTGGGTCTTTTCTCATCTTACATTTcttctgctttccttccttcctcctcagcgTTTCAGCGTAGAGGGACTCTCTTCTGTCATTCAGAACAGCTTTCGGCAAACTTTTGGGAGCGGGTGCAGTGAAAGACAGGTtactttctatttctctctctttacagctttactttattcttttgtttcctttctttacAAAGTACTCTATCCTTTGACTAGGAGCATCATCGTTCATCCTCTCATATCTTAATTTTCAACTTACCAAATCtgatattacattaaatatggGTCTTCCCTGActgttataattgcattttatctCCGTCACACTTTTgatattttgtcttttgaaaTTCTCTCTCGTTGTCGTTGTTTTCTGACGGCTAGCAGTATTTAACCACGGTCATCCCTTATGAGAAGAAAGGACATCCTCCATCGATAGAGGACCTCCAGATCCTGACCAAGAGTAGGTTTCTTCATCCATACCATTAAGTCTTATCTCTTGTGTTCAAGTCATCACCACTGACTGAGAGCTCTTCTctatcttctctctttctgctgccTTTCAGTTCTACAGGCGATGAGAGACGACAGCGACAAGGTGCCGAGTCTCTTAACAGACTATATTCTCAAaggtgagttttttttcttcttctcgcACTGCAGAAACAGGTGGCGTGATATGTTGGCGGTATTGTAAGCCATGCCTCACAGAAACTGAAAAGGGTCAATTCCTGATCAATAGTGAAGTTAAAGGACCACATCAGTAGTTTTTCATGTTACAGCCCATTAACTACAAatcatgtgtgttttatattacttttgacatttttcattgtaTATTGCAGTAAtttagatacttagatagattaTTTCCCTTCCAGGAAGCCATTGATGTCAATTTGATATAAAATCTTAATAGGTTAATAATCAAGTTTGCCAAGTTACACATTGCTGTACTTTACTGTTGCATTTGTGAACAGGCACTGCTTTGAAAACAGTCCATGTTGGTTCATTCAAGGACACAAAGATTTGTAAAAATTAAGTATTGCATTTATAAATTATATTGTTGGAAAATGTGAATGACAAACAATTATACACAAATCTGGATACAGTGACAAACATAATGTAAAAGGTTGTAGTTTGAGTTTAGGCCTGAGCTGTTACACCAAATAGGTCGATAAATAGTCAAATGCATCAAAAAGAAGTGTGTTAGCATGCAGCAGTCAGAAAACTTTcactataaaaacacacacgtcATACAAGTTTGAGCTGCAAGTGTGAGGAAACCAAGCTGAAACAGTGATACATGCGTGTAGAAGTCTATAATGTACATTTAACAGCCTGTATGCTCCTTCAGTGTCTCCTGCCAAAAAGACTTTCACTCGTCTTTTGAGTTCTTTCTTTTGAGTTTCCATTTCTGTTTCTTACTGTTTTACTCTGCCTAATTTATTGCTGCCTTACACCTGCTAGCTCTGGTGTGAACAATGGATGGAGAGGTTTGTGAGACATTCACATGTGATTTACACTGTCCTGATGTTGTTGCTCACAATGGGAGGGCGCCTCCTTTCAGCCACTGAGCTGTAGTGCAGTTTGACCCTGACTCTCTCCTTCTCACTTCTCCCATTTCCCCCAAACAGTGACACAGAGACTGGCTGAAGCATGGCTGCTTCTTATCAATGTCTAGACTCACTGACACACTTAAATTAGAGCCCTGTTCACCCTGCAGTTTTTATTTAAGACACTGTTGTATAATTATTAGTTATATAACACTGACTTCTAATTTCCTGCAAGTATATAACCTTTCAATTATCAAAACCTACTTCTGAAAAATAGGTTTCTAATGATCATTTTCACATGTTGattcctttcatttttcctcATCTTTGTCTCCCACTCTGTAATTTGCACCTTCAATGTCACCTCGTGCTGAATACTCAATCATCAGTCACAGCTCTGCTAATATTCATCTCTGCTCTCATTACAGTGCTTTGCCCAACGTAGACTGGAGGGAGGGTGCCTAACACTCAGGAGAGGCTTCAGGTAGTTCACTGtggaaagaagatgaagaggactCACTGCATTATTTTTTGCAAATACATGAAGCACACTTAATTTATtcctgcatgtttgttttttttacctcaggatgtgtcttttattgtgttcttttcttcattttgttggatttattttgtggttttgtgaactttgtgtgttcttgtgaatttttgacatattttcagtgtttttgatTGTCTTTCGCTGTGAAAGAGTATCCTAAAAGTGATCAATTATATAGGAAATATACCCAGGTGGATGTACCAGCATACTGTGGGAGCTGTACTGTTTGAAACATACTGAGCTTTGCTTTGAGTGTCAGCAAGACTACAGTGCAAAGGGCTTTGTATTTATCTAAAGTGCTTCCTGTCCACTGGGCAATGAACAAATGTGCACAGAGCACGTTAGGCTCCCGAGCTGATTGTACTTGTATTATGAACGCAGCAGCTGCAGTAACAGAGAATTATGAAGAGAGTTTAAAGCAACAAGACTGTAAAAGCATAAACAGAAGAGtaaaataagattttaaaaagaagtaGCAAGGGACAAAATGCATTTATGTAgaaaaataccccaaaataaCAAGTAAACTAGTTAGTTACACTAAACCAGTGTGAACCATcacataattaaaaacagccttCCATGGAGCTGCAGACAAAGTGGCGCTGTCTGCTCTCCTGTCATCTCTGCTGTACACTACGTACATCTTCATTATTCTGTGGAAGGTTTAAAGTGTTGAAAGCCACTGTGTTGTTGTCTCGGCTGGAACAGTTTTGCACTGAAagcactaaactaaactaactatgCATTTAAGTGAATATTGAATTGTGACTCTTGCACTGTCTTTACTGACTGGAGCTCTGAATCAGAGGCTCGAGTGTCAGCAAACACCATGAACGGGAATTCTTATTCTGTATGTACTTCTGTATACAAGCTGCCTTTGCCTGaacttttgtacattttaaatgactttattttcaACGAATGTTATCTTATTAGACTACTTATTATACCTGCTTTATTGTTAATTTATTCTGTAAATGTTTGATTTCAAATACACTGATAAAACCACctcctgttttgtctttgtttataaTGAGGAGAAATTTGTAGTCAGTATTTAAATGGTTTGCAAGAAATCATAAAGCTGTTCTGAGTGTGTTTGCTAATGTTTGGAGATGAAACTTTGCATTGCATCAGTGTAATACATTATTTGGCTGTGAGGTGTGTCTAGTTGGTAAGAACACTGAAATCATCAGAGACCCGTCATCTTTTTGTCTTCTGGCTGAGGTCACTGAGGCTCTGGTGAAGAGTAGTCTAACGGGAATAACTAAATCTAAACAAATACTGATTTCACAACAGTATTTCTTCATTATATAAAACTCGAGTGCAAAACTCCTCCGCTTTGAGGAGAACCAGATGTTGCtctgaaaatagaacaaaaacaggCAACCTCTGCCCTGTTGGAGCCCCTCAGTAGAGGCACAACAGACCCCCTGAACGATAAACTAAAGATTACAATCAAATCTAATcagcaagaaataaaaaaattgaaacaaaataaaaaactgttcATGACTTGTTGTTGCTTTTAAGTGGCACAAAACAGATGCTGACTTTTGATAAATATATGGATTATACCATTTGTGTAAGAACTgtgacaaaatacacacacacagataagccCTCCCCGAATACACTGGTGACCTTACACATGTGGAAACCAAGTCATGCTTGTCTGAGCCCCGTTAAATGCTGCACAGTCCTGCGCACCATCCATCTCTCTTCATCATTTcaaaaaaaagcagcacaacATGGCTGttaaacatctgtaaaacatTTGTTCTCTCTGAGATAAGTTTTCCTTGTTCAACTCTGTGCCGCCACTGCGGGCGTGTAAAGCATAACAGTCTGTTTCTGGCCAGCACTCAGAGCTGAGAGGAGCGTTTGTGGTGCGGCACTAAAACGGTTTATTTACGGTGGATTTTAAGTGGTTTTCCCCTCCAAAGTATTATGGATGCGAGAAGGGTTTGCTGGATGTTTTGTCTTCTTCTGCTGGCACactgcacacagcagcagacagcaccaaagaaaagaaatggcAAGAAAGGTGGGACTTGATATTCACTTGACATTTGAAATGAAGACTGACCTTGCTGTTAAATCTCTGAATAACTTTTGAAGGAAGAATTATGTCTCTGAatatattttgactttttttattttatataatttaacagACTCTTCAAACAATGCTGCAATTGAGGAACTGAAGAAACAGGTCAATGACATCCTTCTGGAGCTGAATTTGTTGAAAGAGCAGCAAGCTTTGCAAACAGGTATTGTTCTTGCAAATAAATTGTTTCATAGGTaaaattttgattttgattcatCAGTTTTTTCCCCAGAAAATGTTTTGAACAGACTCACAAACATTGATCTCAAGAGAAGAAAGTAGGATTTGATGACACTGCTCACATGATGTTatgtaaaaaggaaaagtgaAGATAGGTTGGCAGACTGAAAATCAGGTTGGAAACACCAGATTAATAATGACACCTGATAAGAGCTGACTTCTCTAAACTCCACTTCAGTGTGTCTGAAAGGAACCAAGATCCTCGGCAAGTGTTTCCTGGCTAATCCAGTGAAGAAGAACTTCCACGCAGCCAGCGATGACTGCATCGCCAAGGGAGGCACCCTGGGCACTCCTCTGACAGGAGACGAGAACGACCAGCTCTACAGCTACGTCCGCCAGAGCATCGGCCCAGAGGAGCACATCTGGCTGGGCATCAATGACATGGTGACCGAAGGCCAGTGGGTGGACCAGTCAGGATCCGGTGTGCGCTTCAAGAACTGGGAGACAGAGATCACCCTGCAGCCAGACGGAGGGCGCAGTCACAACTGTGCCATACTGTCCACTACAGCCAATGGGAAATGGTTTGATGAGAGCTGCCGAGCTGAAAAGGCATCCGTGTGTGAGTTCAATATAGTCTGAAACCTTCTTTCTGACATTTACACCCATCTGTGCAGATAAACACTGCTTGCAGAAAAGACAGCCATCAGGTACATTCAgcaatacattaaaatgaataatgtgcTGCATCTTTCTTAAGCTCACATTTTCTTGACCAAGCCATTCAGATGTTGATCCATATCCGAGTGACTCCACACAGAGGTCTGGGACTTGTGGTTGTACAAGTTTAACTCACTGGGAGATGTTCAGAGGTTCTTTTACATACATGCTGATTCAATAGACTCATGTGCTCAAACATTACAGATAACAGGCAGCGAGGTAAACAGCACTGGATGGCTTGTCTTTGTTATGAGTATATCATCTGCTAgttaacacaataaaaactaCTTTTTACTGTGTGGCAATCATGAATTATGCTGCTTATATTCtataatatattacattaataaatCTGCCTCTGCAGTTACAACTCTGTCATTGTGTTCTTGCCCTTCAGCTGTTATAGAATGAATCTGGTGGTCATCAGAGGGAAAAAATGCTTATGTAACAACTCATAAAACAAGAACAAGCTGTTCCAactgataataataaactaaCAACTTGTTTTTAAGTTGCTGTCTTCGTCTCAGTGATTTCTCAAATTAATGAAACTGAATATAATCAGCAAATGCACATGAATGGCATGTTTTTGGAGTTTctttgaataaataataaacattatggCCATGAATGAGCCCAGGAATCAGACCTGTAacatatatatttcattatgGCAAGGGGTATGTATGTAAGTTGACAGTCTAGAGAGGAAAATGTGTGGGGGAATGACTccaaatcaacagaaaaaacaggGTTAACAGGTTAACTCCcccatgaaaacacaaaacctTTTCAATTTTCCAAACAGTTTATTATCTTACCCTGCAGAGGTTTCCTGGTCCTACTTTTATAGACACATGTGTGCACTCATTGTAGAtgcacccacccacccacacttTTCCCATCAGTCTGCATTGGCAAATAAAATAGTTTAGTCACACACAAGGAAAGGTTACATCAGAACAACATGTTTAGACGTTTCCATGATACGATGGACATCCACTGATGTCAGCAGCTGAGAGTTTGTGGACAAAATGTCCTCATCTCAGACCCTTTAAATCTCAGTGTTAATGAgtcaaactgtaaatcatgaaTGGACATACTTTACAGAgctgtaataaaacattcagAGCGGTCTCCAATTGTCTCAGGAAACCTTATTGGTCAGGAGTGAGCCTGGATTTATAGTAACTTTGAAAGGGAGCTGTGTCTCCCTCTGCTGTTCAGTTCCTGAACTGTATGAGGTAATGTGTCTTTACAAGACGCAAACAAATGATTCAGTGTTTCCTAGGAGTTTGATTGTAAACCTTTGACCTAATTTTCCCTCAGATGAGACCTATGGATTTTCTGAAAACAAATATTCACTGTATAAATATTTTGATATTCTATGTTGCTATTTTATGTAACgccatgaaacagaaaatgtacaaaatcttatgaaaacaaaaactaaactttgGTTGAATGTAACTGAGTAAGGATGTGGTTTGTTGTTCCACACAGAACCAGTGAGTCGGTTctcacataaaaacattttgaggACTTAAATTATAGCTAACTTACAATCTCGCCTTTAAAATCTACCTATTAACAAAGTTCAGTCTATCAACAAACAAACTGAGAAGGTAAGGTGCACATTTTTGGTCACTTTTTGCTCACTGACTGCACTAATGTCACTTAAGTATAAGGATTTTCGTTCTGTGTCCTTGTTGTCCAGAAGGAATGGTCTGTGGTCCTCAACatacaaaatatttcaaatataataTGGTCTCTGACTTGTGACTCTCATTCATCatgacagacaaaaacaatcatttagCAATCAATGAAACAGTCAGAAGATCAGTCTTGAGATTGCCAAAAGTAGAGGTCCAAGaatgaacaaaaacactaaatttGTTTTTCTCATGGGCCAAAAAGACTAATAATAATCTATGACCTTAAGGTGTATCATTAGGAGTGTGATGGCATCTATGTAAGGCACCATTATTGGCTTAATGACATCCAGAAGCATCGATAGCAAGTACAAAACAAGAGTGATAAACAATGCAAAGGGAAGACTCTGTGCCCACACACTGCTGTTGCAATCCACTGCAATCCAGCTGTCATCAGGCCGTCATGTCCTGATGATGCTATAAAAGTGTAGTGAGCTGCAACAGCAGTGGAGTCCTCCCTTTTCAACAGTTTCATGATGAAAATGGAAGAttgaaaaacatgtaaacaccGCACAGGTTTGCTTCTCAACAAGCATCCATAAAATGTCCAGAAGTACATACATTTTCTCAAAGGAAAAAGTTAGAGTTAACTTAAGCTCTTAAACTGGTATAAAAT is a window from the Scomber japonicus isolate fScoJap1 chromosome 10, fScoJap1.pri, whole genome shotgun sequence genome containing:
- the clec3ba gene encoding tetranectin; its protein translation is MDARRVCWMFCLLLLAHCTQQQTAPKKRNGKKDSSNNAAIEELKKQVNDILLELNLLKEQQALQTVCLKGTKILGKCFLANPVKKNFHAASDDCIAKGGTLGTPLTGDENDQLYSYVRQSIGPEEHIWLGINDMVTEGQWVDQSGSGVRFKNWETEITLQPDGGRSHNCAILSTTANGKWFDESCRAEKASVCEFNIV